The following coding sequences lie in one Synechococcus sp. CC9902 genomic window:
- a CDS encoding ferredoxin--nitrite reductase: protein MTASSPSKPYLDGKKLNKIEQKKADKDGLLIGTEIDQFAELGWEKVDETDLQLRLKWYGMFWRPKTPGKFMLRLRVPNGVLSSQQLRVVASIVERYGENGSCDITTRQNLQLRGVLLGDFPEILKRLKEVGLSSIQSGFDNPRNVTGNPLAGIDPQEIVDTRPYTTELQNFLTNNCAGNPEFSNLPRKWNTAVAGSKDNFLLHNDIIFHPVEHNGVMGFGVWIAGILSSQLNAYALPLNAWVKPDQICDMTAAVIKIWRDNGERDKRPKGRFRLYLDEVGLDAFRAMVEERFGPLIPDPGSVFNTEPRSHYGIHPQKQEGLSFAGLHIPVGRLTAQDLHDFATVSLQYGSGEIRLTEDQNVILVGLTNDTIDGLKEDPLLLRFPLEPGSIAAGTVSCTGSTYCSFALTNTKDQALKAAKELDAELNLPEELKIHWTGCPNTCGQAYMGAIGLTGTKAKNSNGVMGEGYTITIGGSQGANPTLGELHQKAVPAEEIKSVLKNVLIEQFGATAKT from the coding sequence ATGACAGCCAGCTCCCCATCCAAGCCCTATCTAGATGGCAAGAAACTGAACAAGATTGAGCAAAAAAAAGCCGATAAGGACGGCCTACTCATCGGAACCGAAATTGATCAGTTTGCTGAGCTGGGTTGGGAGAAAGTAGACGAGACAGATTTACAACTCCGACTGAAGTGGTACGGCATGTTTTGGCGCCCCAAAACGCCGGGCAAGTTCATGCTTCGACTCAGAGTTCCAAACGGTGTGTTGTCGTCTCAACAGCTAAGGGTCGTTGCATCAATTGTTGAGCGTTACGGAGAGAATGGAAGCTGCGATATCACAACACGCCAGAATCTTCAGCTCCGTGGTGTCTTGCTTGGAGATTTTCCTGAAATTCTCAAACGCTTAAAAGAAGTAGGCTTGAGTTCGATCCAGTCGGGGTTCGACAACCCTCGCAATGTCACTGGCAATCCACTAGCGGGAATCGATCCACAAGAAATTGTCGATACACGCCCATACACAACTGAACTTCAAAACTTCCTCACAAACAATTGCGCAGGAAACCCAGAATTCTCCAACCTTCCACGCAAATGGAACACCGCAGTTGCAGGCTCAAAAGATAATTTTTTACTCCATAACGACATTATTTTTCACCCCGTAGAACATAACGGCGTAATGGGATTTGGAGTTTGGATTGCTGGAATCCTCTCCTCACAACTGAATGCTTATGCACTTCCACTGAATGCTTGGGTAAAACCCGACCAGATTTGTGACATGACTGCAGCAGTCATCAAGATCTGGCGTGACAACGGTGAGCGTGACAAACGACCAAAAGGCCGATTCCGCTTGTATCTCGATGAAGTCGGACTCGATGCCTTCAGGGCAATGGTGGAAGAACGCTTTGGGCCACTGATCCCTGATCCAGGTTCTGTATTTAATACCGAGCCCCGTTCTCATTATGGAATTCATCCACAAAAACAAGAAGGTCTTTCCTTTGCAGGCTTGCACATTCCCGTTGGACGCTTAACAGCACAAGATCTACATGATTTCGCCACCGTTAGCCTGCAATATGGCAGCGGTGAAATCCGTCTTACTGAAGACCAAAATGTCATTCTTGTGGGCCTCACAAATGACACCATTGATGGCCTAAAAGAAGATCCTCTACTTCTACGCTTCCCATTAGAACCTGGCAGCATTGCAGCAGGCACGGTGTCGTGCACAGGCAGTACCTATTGCAGCTTTGCACTTACCAACACCAAGGATCAGGCTCTCAAAGCAGCCAAGGAGTTGGATGCGGAATTAAATCTTCCGGAAGAACTGAAAATTCATTGGACAGGTTGCCCAAATACATGTGGCCAGGCCTACATGGGTGCAATCGGCCTCACTGGAACCAAAGCAAAAAATAGCAATGGTGTAATGGGTGAGGGGTACACCATCACCATTGGCGGCTCACAAGGAGCCAACCCAACGCTTGGTGAGCTCCATCAAAAAGCTGTACCAGCTGAAGAAATCAAATCGGTCTTGAAAAACGTATTAATCGAACAATTCGGTGCCACCGCAAAAACTTAG
- a CDS encoding formate/nitrite transporter family protein: MDYVLPNELVDGMITAGGKKATVSIKNLLIRGFYSGAILGLAVILALTVGILTKLPFVGSLLFPFGFASIVLFGMELVTGNFALLPMATWAGKSTWGATFRNWTWVWIGNFIGTAVVALIMAISLTSGSMDAAADNIGPPIWDLVAQKIVALNQINVEKKYEALGSMGFFLAFLRGVVANWLVCLGVTMALVSKSVPGKLLACWLPITAFQTMGMEHIVVNQFLHTAGPILGSGVPFTKVIFWNFLPVTLGNIIGGMVFIGMLFYSTHRTTMENVLPTEHDDKLERELAAELGAR, encoded by the coding sequence ATGGATTACGTTCTTCCAAATGAACTTGTCGACGGCATGATTACTGCCGGCGGCAAAAAAGCAACAGTCAGCATTAAAAATTTGCTGATTCGTGGCTTCTACTCCGGCGCGATTCTTGGACTCGCTGTGATTCTTGCGCTCACAGTTGGAATCCTCACTAAATTGCCGTTTGTTGGCTCTTTACTCTTTCCTTTCGGTTTCGCCAGCATCGTGCTTTTTGGCATGGAGCTCGTCACCGGAAACTTTGCTCTACTTCCGATGGCAACTTGGGCGGGCAAGAGCACCTGGGGCGCTACTTTCCGCAATTGGACTTGGGTGTGGATTGGTAATTTTATTGGCACCGCTGTTGTGGCGCTGATCATGGCGATCAGCCTCACCAGCGGTTCGATGGATGCGGCAGCAGACAACATTGGACCTCCAATTTGGGACCTGGTTGCTCAAAAAATCGTTGCTCTCAATCAAATTAACGTTGAGAAAAAGTACGAAGCGCTGGGCAGCATGGGTTTCTTCCTCGCATTCCTCCGCGGTGTTGTTGCGAACTGGTTGGTGTGTCTTGGCGTCACCATGGCTTTGGTTAGCAAAAGCGTTCCAGGCAAACTTCTTGCCTGCTGGCTGCCGATCACGGCTTTCCAAACAATGGGAATGGAGCACATTGTGGTGAATCAGTTTTTACATACAGCTGGTCCAATTCTTGGATCTGGAGTGCCTTTTACGAAAGTAATTTTCTGGAACTTCCTTCCTGTTACCCTCGGCAATATCATTGGTGGAATGGTGTTTATTGGAATGCTCTTCTACAGCACCCATCGCACCACCATGGAAAACGTGCTTCCCACCGAGCACGATGACAAACTAGAGCGTGAACTGGCAGCCGAGCTTGGTGCCCGCTGA
- a CDS encoding HEAT repeat domain-containing protein: MHSDESILWERLAQSRRAPVEPSWLGEIYSPSLSIDLRRAVCEKLGMFAERGWPIIQLLLDQHGLTPDLVMAAGLCHQPESRDWLVQQLHNDEQHNDALQLSLVEALSCWGADVPQNIVVDCLNHPAQQQRLAGLQLLIFRAYTLSDQDLLHLCEPALQDFRDPVVIAAIRLLQRRDGVVIAERLSQLSETDSESIAEAAIRALGCIGTSTSQRCLLEISQSLKNEHRRTMACQQLAQQF; the protein is encoded by the coding sequence ATGCACAGTGACGAGTCGATTCTTTGGGAACGACTCGCGCAATCAAGACGGGCTCCTGTAGAGCCTTCCTGGCTGGGGGAGATTTACTCCCCCAGCCTTTCGATTGATCTGCGTCGAGCGGTCTGCGAAAAACTAGGGATGTTCGCTGAACGAGGCTGGCCCATCATCCAACTGTTGTTGGATCAGCATGGCCTAACGCCAGATTTAGTCATGGCTGCAGGGCTCTGCCACCAACCTGAATCTCGCGATTGGCTGGTTCAACAACTCCATAACGATGAACAGCACAACGATGCTCTTCAGCTCAGTCTTGTGGAAGCACTGTCGTGCTGGGGTGCCGATGTGCCCCAGAACATTGTGGTGGATTGCCTTAATCATCCAGCGCAGCAACAACGGCTTGCTGGATTGCAACTTTTGATCTTTCGCGCCTACACGTTGAGTGATCAGGACCTTCTCCATCTTTGCGAGCCAGCCCTGCAGGACTTTCGTGATCCCGTGGTGATTGCTGCGATTCGTTTACTTCAACGCCGCGATGGTGTCGTCATTGCTGAACGACTCTCCCAGCTATCTGAAACTGATTCTGAATCCATTGCCGAAGCAGCAATACGCGCTCTTGGCTGCATTGGAACATCAACCAGTCAACGCTGCTTGCTGGAGATCAGCCAATCACTGAAGAATGAACATCGTCGAACAATGGCCTGCCAACAGCTCGCCCAACAATTCTGA
- the cynS gene encoding cyanase, giving the protein MTVSMTASLMAAKKAKGLSFADLESAMGLDEVWIASLFYGQATASKEEAEKLAGLLSLDAATTAAMQEFPVKGSLDPVIPTDPLIYRFYEIMQVYGMPLKDVIQEHFGDGIMSAIDFTLDVDKVEDPKGDRVKITMCGKFLPYKKW; this is encoded by the coding sequence ATGACTGTTTCCATGACTGCATCGTTGATGGCGGCCAAAAAAGCCAAAGGCCTCAGTTTTGCTGACCTTGAGTCTGCGATGGGACTGGATGAAGTATGGATCGCTTCATTGTTTTATGGCCAGGCCACAGCGTCCAAAGAAGAAGCAGAGAAGTTGGCTGGTCTTTTGTCACTCGATGCTGCCACAACTGCTGCAATGCAGGAGTTTCCTGTGAAAGGGAGCTTGGATCCTGTTATTCCCACTGATCCTTTGATTTATCGTTTCTACGAGATCATGCAGGTGTATGGAATGCCCCTAAAAGATGTAATTCAAGAGCATTTTGGTGATGGTATTATGAGCGCAATCGACTTTACCCTTGATGTTGATAAAGTTGAAGACCCCAAGGGTGATCGCGTAAAAATTACAATGTGCGGAAAATTTCTTCCCTATAAAAAGTGGTAA
- a CDS encoding anthranilate phosphoribosyltransferase family protein — MTIAEGSGKERFKNHLRKVGSGEHTSKGLSREEAAEALDLMLQQEATPAQIGAFLIAHRIRRPEPQELTGMLDTYRHLGPKLQSKAGQTPPVCFCMPFDGRTRTAPIYPLTTLVLLALGQPVVLQGGNRMPIKYGVTAIDLFRELGVELSGLPLETVQDGLQTNGFALVHQPDHFAIAESLITYREELGKRPPVASLELLWTPHQGAHLLISGFVHPPTESRAWEALRLAEEAQVVTVKGLEGGTDLPIGRACITAKVDGGHAQRLILHPRDHDCYEADLEWTDPATWAQQALEALNNSGPLLSALRWNAGVYLWFAGQSATLEAGLERAQEALEGGTALTALHQLQAWSKALAMR, encoded by the coding sequence TTGACGATCGCAGAGGGTTCCGGCAAAGAACGGTTCAAAAACCACCTGCGCAAGGTGGGCAGCGGTGAACACACCAGCAAAGGTCTGAGTCGTGAAGAAGCTGCAGAAGCTCTCGATCTGATGCTTCAGCAGGAAGCAACCCCCGCTCAAATCGGCGCTTTTCTGATTGCCCATCGCATCCGTCGCCCTGAGCCGCAGGAGCTCACGGGAATGCTGGACACGTATCGACACCTTGGGCCGAAACTCCAATCCAAAGCTGGCCAGACTCCGCCGGTGTGCTTCTGCATGCCCTTCGATGGACGCACCCGGACCGCCCCCATCTATCCCCTCACAACGTTGGTGCTTCTGGCGTTAGGTCAACCCGTGGTGCTCCAAGGCGGGAATCGCATGCCAATCAAATATGGCGTGACCGCCATCGATCTGTTTCGAGAATTAGGCGTGGAGCTGAGCGGACTCCCCCTTGAAACAGTGCAAGACGGGCTGCAAACCAACGGCTTCGCGTTGGTGCATCAACCCGATCACTTCGCTATCGCCGAGAGCTTGATCACCTATCGCGAAGAATTGGGCAAACGACCCCCCGTCGCCAGCCTTGAGCTGCTCTGGACCCCTCATCAAGGCGCACACCTCTTGATCAGCGGTTTTGTTCACCCTCCAACCGAAAGTCGAGCATGGGAAGCACTCCGCCTTGCGGAAGAAGCCCAGGTGGTCACCGTCAAAGGCTTAGAAGGCGGAACCGACCTGCCAATTGGGCGCGCCTGCATCACCGCAAAGGTTGATGGCGGTCACGCACAACGTTTAATTCTTCACCCGCGAGACCACGACTGCTATGAAGCAGATCTGGAATGGACCGATCCTGCAACCTGGGCCCAACAGGCCCTTGAAGCGCTCAACAACAGTGGTCCCCTGCTCAGTGCCTTGCGTTGGAATGCTGGGGTCTATCTCTGGTTTGCTGGTCAGAGTGCAACCCTCGAGGCTGGTCTTGAACGTGCGCAAGAAGCCCTCGAAGGCGGCACAGCGCTAACGGCCTTGCATCAACTTCAGGCGTGGAGCAAGGCCTTGGCCATGCGATAG
- a CDS encoding GNAT family N-acetyltransferase, with protein MALRRIVPGDHSLLRDIYADSIESQAGLLYSEQQIQAWAALAWLPGILDRTFQEGSGWISGEDAAFAIRYPSTRLALLYCRGSAARQGHASQLLAQVEEDARGHGIDWLTTEASQFSRPLLERRGWWVVAPETIAIGGVEFERYRMAKALLHA; from the coding sequence ATGGCCCTGCGCCGGATCGTTCCAGGCGATCATTCTCTCTTGCGCGACATCTACGCCGATTCGATTGAGTCACAGGCTGGGCTGCTCTATTCGGAGCAGCAGATTCAGGCTTGGGCGGCGCTGGCGTGGTTGCCGGGGATTCTGGATCGCACCTTTCAAGAGGGGTCTGGTTGGATCAGTGGTGAGGACGCTGCGTTTGCGATCCGCTACCCATCAACGCGATTGGCGCTGTTGTATTGCCGAGGGTCAGCGGCGCGCCAAGGCCATGCCTCTCAACTTTTGGCGCAGGTGGAAGAGGACGCGCGTGGCCATGGCATCGATTGGCTCACCACGGAAGCCAGCCAATTCAGTCGGCCCTTGCTTGAACGCCGTGGCTGGTGGGTGGTGGCACCAGAAACCATTGCGATTGGCGGTGTGGAATTTGAGCGCTATCGCATGGCCAAGGCCTTGCTCCACGCCTGA
- a CDS encoding tetracycline resistance MFS efflux pump produces the protein MQRPRIPTLLSAFLTLLNDRLSESIVFPLLPFLLAQFAPNGRTLGLLAGSYALSQFLVTPLIGALSDRYGRRPVIAICVGGSVVGLGLFALTLSLPWPEASLWPLILLFSARVIDGISGGTAATASAVLADISSPEQRARTFGLIGVAFGLGFILGPFLGGQLAQIAVPLPLWVATGFACLNLGVVLTLLPETHPVEQRQNLPKRRDLNPFRRIGQVLINPSVGRLCGAFFLFFLAFNGFTAILVLYFKQRFDWGPELATTAFLVVGVVATVVQGGLIGPLVQRFGEWKLTLFGLGLVIAGCLLIPAVGAADRAPAIFCSVGILALGTGLVTPSLRSLVSRRLSSEGQGTALGSLQALQSLGSFLGPPIAGISYDLLGPTSPFVLAASLLVIVIALVARSPLTKNLQLST, from the coding sequence TTGCAGCGTCCTCGCATACCAACTCTGCTGAGCGCATTTTTAACGCTGCTCAACGATCGGCTGAGCGAAAGCATCGTCTTTCCTCTGCTTCCTTTTCTACTGGCGCAGTTCGCGCCGAATGGGCGAACGCTGGGGCTCTTAGCGGGCAGCTACGCATTATCCCAATTTCTCGTCACTCCACTCATCGGTGCCTTGAGTGATCGCTATGGCCGACGACCGGTGATTGCCATTTGCGTGGGGGGATCCGTCGTTGGACTTGGACTCTTTGCACTAACCCTGAGCCTGCCCTGGCCAGAAGCGAGTTTGTGGCCCTTGATCTTGTTATTCAGCGCACGCGTCATCGACGGGATCAGCGGAGGGACAGCAGCAACCGCCTCAGCGGTTCTGGCCGATATCAGCTCCCCGGAACAACGGGCCCGCACCTTTGGCCTCATCGGAGTGGCCTTCGGCCTCGGCTTCATTTTGGGACCCTTCCTCGGAGGACAACTGGCACAAATCGCCGTTCCACTCCCCCTGTGGGTTGCCACCGGCTTCGCTTGTCTCAACTTGGGTGTCGTTCTCACGTTGCTCCCCGAAACCCACCCGGTTGAGCAAAGACAAAATCTGCCAAAACGCCGAGACCTCAATCCATTTCGTCGCATTGGTCAGGTTCTGATCAACCCGAGTGTTGGACGACTCTGTGGCGCATTTTTTCTGTTCTTCCTTGCCTTCAACGGCTTCACAGCGATCCTGGTGCTGTACTTCAAGCAACGCTTCGATTGGGGGCCAGAGCTCGCCACAACAGCCTTTCTCGTTGTTGGTGTCGTAGCGACAGTCGTCCAGGGAGGCTTGATCGGTCCATTGGTCCAACGCTTTGGTGAATGGAAACTCACCCTGTTCGGACTTGGCCTCGTGATCGCGGGTTGCCTGTTAATTCCAGCCGTCGGAGCAGCCGATCGAGCGCCCGCCATTTTCTGCTCAGTCGGGATCCTGGCCCTTGGAACCGGCCTCGTCACCCCAAGCTTACGAAGCCTGGTTTCACGACGACTCAGCAGTGAAGGACAAGGAACGGCACTCGGCAGCTTGCAAGCACTGCAAAGTTTGGGAAGTTTTTTAGGCCCACCGATTGCAGGAATCAGCTACGACCTTCTTGGCCCGACCAGCCCTTTCGTACTCGCCGCATCACTCCTCGTCATCGTCATCGCACTAGTGGCCAGAAGTCCACTCACCAAAAACCTTCAACTGAGCACTTGA
- the ppk1 gene encoding polyphosphate kinase 1, translated as MCAAALSQDQYINRELSWIAFNQRVLAQAIDQRTPLLDQAKFSAIFSNNLDEFFMVRVASLKSQVEAGISTPSEDGKTPFEQLQTIREHLLPLLKQQQEHYRYQLKQQLKDNNVQLLDYAQLNQPQCAWVDDYFQTSIFPVLTPLAVDPAHPFPFVSNLSLNVAAVVRDPETDQRQLARIKVPKKNLPRFVAIPSQLSNDNPQPIHTAIPVEQAIAFNLELLFPGMTIEGHYFYRVTRDADLELRDLEADDLMLALEQGLRKRRMGGEVVRLEVANEMPDDVIDMLMTGLNVEEDDLYKIDGPLGLDDLFGLTGLPISKLKSKSHTGQTPSTLARTQQNLIDEGAIKPEEFETIFSVMRQQDILLHHPYDLFSTTVEEFINQAADDPKVMGIKMTLYRTSTDSPIIAALIRAAENGKQVMALVELKARFDEDNNIQWARHLERSGVHVVYGVLGLKTHTKIVLVVRKEKDKLQSYVHIGTGNYNSKTSKLYTDLGLLSTRPELGKDLVELFNYLTGFSKQQSFRRLLVAPVTLRKGMESLIRREIDHAKAGRQGVIRAKMNSLVDPDIISLLYEASQVGVRIELIIRGMCSLVPGRTGLSDNIQVISIVGQFLEHSRIFWFANGDEPEAYIGSADWMTRNMDRRVEAITPIEEPALRRKLERLLDLYMQDNRGAWDMHADGSFTQRMPGDDQPECNSQIQLTSLWSRGLHPGQ; from the coding sequence ATGTGCGCAGCTGCCCTAAGCCAAGATCAATACATCAATAGGGAGCTGAGTTGGATTGCCTTTAATCAGCGCGTCTTAGCCCAAGCGATCGATCAGCGCACTCCATTACTAGACCAAGCCAAATTCAGTGCAATTTTTAGCAATAACCTCGATGAATTCTTCATGGTGCGCGTTGCATCTCTGAAGTCACAAGTAGAAGCTGGGATCAGCACACCAAGCGAAGATGGCAAAACACCTTTTGAACAACTTCAAACGATTCGCGAGCATTTATTACCACTTTTAAAGCAACAGCAAGAACACTACCGATACCAACTAAAGCAGCAATTAAAAGATAACAACGTTCAACTGCTTGATTACGCGCAACTCAATCAACCCCAATGCGCCTGGGTTGATGACTATTTCCAAACCTCGATCTTTCCGGTTCTCACCCCCCTGGCTGTCGATCCCGCCCATCCATTTCCATTCGTTAGCAACCTCAGCCTGAACGTGGCAGCGGTAGTGAGAGATCCCGAAACTGACCAACGGCAACTGGCAAGGATCAAAGTTCCGAAAAAAAATCTCCCACGCTTTGTGGCCATTCCATCGCAACTCAGCAATGACAATCCGCAACCAATCCACACGGCAATTCCTGTAGAACAGGCGATCGCCTTCAATCTCGAATTGCTGTTTCCTGGCATGACCATTGAAGGACATTATTTTTATCGAGTCACCCGTGATGCCGACCTTGAACTTAGGGATTTAGAAGCAGACGATTTAATGCTTGCCCTTGAACAAGGTCTTCGAAAACGTCGAATGGGTGGCGAGGTTGTGCGCTTAGAAGTTGCCAATGAAATGCCAGATGATGTGATCGATATGCTGATGACAGGACTCAATGTTGAAGAGGACGATCTCTACAAAATTGATGGTCCTTTAGGACTCGATGATCTCTTTGGCCTAACAGGTCTGCCGATTTCAAAACTAAAAAGCAAGTCTCACACTGGACAAACACCAAGCACCCTTGCAAGAACTCAGCAAAATTTGATTGACGAAGGTGCGATTAAACCAGAAGAATTTGAAACTATTTTTTCTGTGATGCGTCAACAGGACATCCTGTTGCATCACCCCTACGACCTCTTCTCAACAACAGTTGAAGAGTTCATCAACCAAGCGGCCGACGACCCAAAAGTGATGGGGATCAAAATGACCCTCTATCGCACCTCAACCGATTCACCAATCATTGCGGCCCTTATTCGCGCTGCAGAAAATGGAAAACAAGTGATGGCTCTGGTGGAGTTGAAAGCCAGATTTGATGAAGACAACAATATTCAATGGGCGAGGCATCTAGAGCGATCTGGAGTGCACGTTGTCTATGGAGTTTTAGGACTCAAAACACATACCAAGATCGTGCTTGTTGTTCGCAAAGAAAAGGATAAACTCCAGAGCTACGTTCATATCGGAACTGGAAACTACAACTCAAAAACATCAAAGCTATACACAGATCTTGGGCTTTTATCGACACGTCCGGAGCTAGGAAAAGACCTAGTGGAGTTATTCAACTACCTCACGGGCTTCTCCAAACAACAAAGTTTTCGGCGGCTCCTGGTGGCCCCAGTCACCCTACGAAAGGGCATGGAATCTCTCATCCGCCGCGAAATCGATCACGCCAAGGCAGGTCGACAAGGAGTGATTCGAGCAAAAATGAATTCCTTAGTCGATCCAGATATCATTTCCTTGCTCTATGAGGCATCACAAGTTGGAGTTCGAATTGAACTCATTATTCGCGGCATGTGCAGTCTTGTTCCTGGCCGCACAGGGCTTAGCGACAACATCCAAGTGATCAGTATTGTGGGCCAGTTCTTGGAACATTCACGCATCTTCTGGTTTGCCAATGGTGATGAGCCAGAGGCTTATATCGGAAGCGCCGACTGGATGACACGCAACATGGATCGGCGCGTCGAAGCCATTACACCGATTGAAGAACCTGCTTTACGTCGCAAGCTTGAACGCTTGCTCGACCTCTATATGCAAGACAATCGAGGTGCTTGGGATATGCACGCTGATGGAAGCTTCACGCAACGCATGCCAGGAGATGATCAGCCCGAATGCAATTCCCAAATTCAACTCACAAGCCTGTGGAGCCGAGGACTTCACCCAGGGCAGTAA
- a CDS encoding RpoD/SigA family RNA polymerase sigma factor has protein sequence MGIPLETSKSTTQSTRKQPALPSTGRRSASRQSGRLATDSIGFYLSSIGRVPLLTAAEEIELAHHVQDMKQLKELPQEELTSRQKHKIRMGKRARDRMMAANLRLVVSVAKKYQNQGLELLDLVQEGAIGLERAVDKFDPAMGYKFSTYAYWWIRQGMTRAIDNSARTIRLPIHISEKLSKMRRISRELSHRFGRQPNRLELASAMGIEPRELEDLITQSAPCASLDAHARGEEDRSTLGELIPDPNGEEPMEGMDRSIQKEHLGGWLSQLNEREQKILRLRFGLGGEEPLTLAEIGRQINVSRERVRQLEAKAILKLRTMTNHQQAA, from the coding sequence ATGGGGATCCCTCTGGAGACTTCCAAGTCGACAACTCAGTCGACCCGGAAGCAACCTGCTTTGCCGTCCACCGGACGTCGCTCAGCTTCACGTCAAAGTGGACGCTTGGCAACAGACTCCATTGGCTTTTATCTGAGCAGTATTGGACGCGTTCCACTGCTCACCGCAGCCGAAGAAATTGAGCTCGCCCATCATGTCCAAGACATGAAACAGCTCAAAGAGTTGCCCCAAGAGGAACTCACCTCGCGACAAAAGCACAAGATCCGGATGGGAAAACGTGCCCGCGATCGAATGATGGCAGCCAACCTGCGACTGGTTGTGAGCGTGGCCAAGAAGTATCAAAACCAAGGTTTGGAATTGCTCGACCTCGTTCAAGAGGGAGCGATTGGCCTCGAGCGTGCTGTCGATAAATTTGATCCGGCCATGGGATACAAGTTTTCAACTTATGCCTACTGGTGGATACGCCAAGGCATGACGCGCGCCATTGATAACAGCGCAAGAACGATTCGACTACCGATTCATATCAGCGAGAAATTATCAAAAATGCGCCGGATCTCTCGGGAGCTGTCGCATCGCTTTGGCCGTCAACCCAACCGGCTTGAGCTGGCCAGTGCCATGGGTATTGAACCTCGTGAACTGGAAGATCTGATCACCCAAAGTGCACCATGCGCATCCCTCGATGCCCATGCCCGAGGTGAAGAAGACCGCAGCACTCTTGGTGAACTCATTCCTGATCCCAACGGGGAAGAGCCGATGGAAGGCATGGATCGCAGCATCCAGAAGGAACATCTTGGTGGCTGGCTCTCTCAACTCAATGAGCGCGAACAAAAAATTCTTCGACTGCGTTTTGGTCTCGGAGGAGAAGAGCCGTTAACCCTTGCGGAAATCGGTCGACAGATCAACGTGTCCCGCGAACGCGTGCGTCAGTTGGAAGCGAAAGCAATTTTGAAACTCCGCACAATGACGAACCATCAGCAAGCCGCCTGA
- a CDS encoding diacylglycerol/polyprenol kinase family protein, with protein MSAFGGPLIIVIWLVFVVGLALTSRQLWPHQQELSRKVIHIGTGAVVPLAWLFAIPAVVAIPCAAVITLITAMNHQWRFIAAIEEVDRNSYGTIAYGFAITVLLVLFWPHRPDAVTAGVLVMALGDGLAGLIGRQLKTPQWIIFKQTKSIGGTATMAMVSILVLMILSNVTSNIISLPIAIAIGLGATGLEQISMRGLDNLTVPLGVGLAWSALIP; from the coding sequence TTGTCAGCATTCGGCGGGCCTCTCATCATTGTGATCTGGTTGGTCTTTGTGGTGGGATTAGCGCTGACATCACGTCAGCTCTGGCCCCATCAACAAGAACTCAGCCGGAAGGTCATCCACATCGGTACGGGGGCAGTTGTGCCCCTGGCCTGGCTTTTTGCAATTCCTGCAGTCGTTGCAATTCCTTGTGCGGCAGTCATCACCTTGATCACTGCCATGAATCATCAATGGCGATTCATCGCTGCCATTGAAGAGGTTGATCGGAACAGTTACGGCACGATTGCCTATGGCTTTGCCATCACAGTTTTATTGGTGCTGTTTTGGCCACATCGCCCCGATGCCGTCACCGCCGGAGTGTTGGTGATGGCCCTGGGGGACGGACTCGCAGGACTCATCGGACGGCAACTCAAGACACCTCAATGGATCATCTTTAAGCAAACGAAATCGATTGGTGGCACCGCAACCATGGCCATGGTTTCAATACTGGTGCTCATGATCCTGTCTAATGTCACGAGCAACATAATCTCGCTGCCGATTGCGATTGCCATTGGATTAGGGGCAACAGGCCTAGAGCAAATCAGCATGCGAGGACTGGACAATCTCACCGTCCCCTTAGGGGTAGGCCTTGCATGGTCAGCGTTAATTCCATAG